In one window of Campylobacter sp. DNA:
- the rpmA gene encoding 50S ribosomal protein L27, with protein MAHKKGQGSTQNNRDSIGRRLGVKKFGGEFVRAGNIIIRQRGTATHPGCNVGMGSDHTIFALIDGVVKFERKDKNRKKVSVYPAA; from the coding sequence ATGGCACACAAAAAAGGTCAGGGCTCAACCCAAAATAATAGAGATAGTATCGGGCGTCGCTTGGGCGTCAAAAAATTCGGCGGCGAGTTCGTTCGCGCGGGCAACATCATCATCCGCCAGCGCGGCACTGCGACACACCCGGGCTGCAATGTAGGCATGGGCAGCGATCACACGATTTTCGCGTTGATCGACGGCGTCGTAAAATTTGAGCGAAAAGACAAAAATCGCAAAAAAGTATCGGTTTATCCGGCTGCGTAA
- the rplU gene encoding 50S ribosomal protein L21 → MYAIIKHGGKQYKVEEGNYLNLDHFNAEPKAKLELSEVLALNDGELKVGAPFVKGAKVVLEVVCEGKDKKVVIFKKRRRKDSKVKRGFRRQYTRVKVVSINA, encoded by the coding sequence ATGTATGCTATCATCAAACACGGCGGCAAGCAGTATAAGGTCGAAGAGGGCAACTACCTAAATTTAGACCATTTTAATGCTGAGCCGAAAGCAAAGCTCGAGCTTAGCGAAGTTTTAGCGCTAAATGACGGCGAGTTAAAGGTAGGAGCACCGTTCGTAAAGGGTGCCAAGGTGGTTTTGGAGGTCGTTTGCGAAGGCAAGGATAAAAAAGTCGTTATCTTCAAAAAACGCAGACGCAAAGATTCAAAAGTAAAGCGCGGCTTCAGACGCCAATACACGCGCGTCAAAGTCGTTTCGATTAACGCATAA
- a CDS encoding DUF411 domain-containing protein has product MKKILFVGALLAALGSYAAAGEHIKVYHGESCGCCHNWAKYMEQNGFEVEMISLADEPLIQKKNELKLPLELASCHTAIIDGYVVEGHMPAGEIRTLLKNKPKDVIGIAVPGMPLEAPGMEQGSQPEIYDVVAFKKDGSYQSIATYKGREKIK; this is encoded by the coding sequence ATGAAGAAAATTTTATTTGTAGGTGCGCTTTTAGCGGCATTAGGTAGCTATGCGGCGGCGGGTGAACACATCAAGGTCTATCACGGCGAGAGCTGCGGCTGTTGCCACAACTGGGCAAAATATATGGAGCAAAACGGATTTGAAGTCGAGATGATTTCGCTGGCCGACGAGCCGCTTATTCAGAAGAAGAATGAGCTCAAACTTCCGCTCGAGCTCGCTAGCTGCCACACCGCGATCATAGACGGATATGTAGTCGAAGGACATATGCCAGCAGGTGAGATCCGCACGTTACTAAAAAATAAGCCTAAAGACGTTATCGGCATAGCAGTACCTGGCATGCCACTAGAAGCACCAGGTATGGAGCAAGGCTCTCAGCCCGAGATCTATGACGTGGTGGCGTTTAAAAAGGATGGCTCGTATCAAAGCATCGCCACTTACAAAGGCAGAGAAAAAATCAAATAA
- a CDS encoding HAD family hydrolase codes for MPNFQTILFFDLDGTLIDSTPAILDGFHYAFAHLGAAEPSDEAIKRLIGHPLEVMFERLGVTRDVQNFVLAYKQRYAQTFLDQTVLLSGAFEAVRAASEFANLGVVTTKTSKFSKILLQHLGIAEFFGTIVGREDVQDPKPSAEPILKALENLGICGATASKSPHAARGKTHDATADENTSAASRNAILSEISAPDLKSLPALDPDPSKVYEQNLSSIASQNSDTISFRNLSKAKSDRHEAGDNSQKSGVGIEGESDKGGVRGSKIYDAHELNSVPCYDKICSDEILPSVSQNIFMIGDTSLDAIAAKSAAVRSVGVSCGYGSTSELRAHFEFVCSDAKEAVELIRGISSKF; via the coding sequence ATGCCAAATTTCCAAACCATTCTGTTTTTTGATCTCGATGGTACGCTCATAGACTCCACGCCCGCGATACTGGACGGCTTTCACTACGCGTTTGCGCATTTGGGCGCTGCAGAGCCTAGCGACGAAGCGATTAAAAGGCTTATCGGACATCCGTTAGAGGTAATGTTTGAACGTCTAGGTGTGACGCGCGATGTGCAGAATTTCGTGCTCGCCTACAAACAGCGATACGCGCAGACTTTTTTGGATCAGACCGTTCTGCTAAGCGGTGCGTTCGAGGCGGTTCGTGCGGCGAGCGAGTTTGCAAATTTAGGCGTCGTGACGACCAAGACGTCGAAATTTTCTAAAATTTTATTGCAGCATCTGGGTATCGCGGAATTTTTCGGCACCATCGTCGGGCGAGAGGACGTGCAAGATCCCAAACCAAGCGCCGAACCGATATTAAAGGCGCTCGAAAATTTAGGAATTTGCGGCGCGACCGCTAGCAAAAGCCCGCATGCGGCTCGCGGTAAAACTCACGACGCGACTGCCGATGAAAATACAAGCGCTGCTAGCAGGAACGCGATTTTGAGTGAAATTTCAGCGCCTGATTTAAAGAGCCTTCCTGCGCTTGATCCTGATCCTAGCAAAGTTTACGAGCAAAATTTAAGCAGCATCGCGAGTCAAAATTCTGATACAATTTCGTTTAGAAATTTAAGCAAAGCAAAGAGTGATAGACACGAGGCTGGCGATAATAGCCAAAAGAGCGGTGTGGGCATCGAGGGCGAGAGCGATAAAGGCGGAGTGCGCGGCAGTAAAATTTATGATGCGCATGAGCTAAATTCCGTTCCTTGTTATGACAAAATTTGCAGTGACGAAATCCTACCTTCCGTAAGCCAAAATATCTTTATGATCGGTGATACGTCGCTTGACGCCATCGCGGCAAAGTCGGCAGCGGTGCGAAGCGTGGGCGTAAGCTGCGGCTACGGCAGTACCTCGGAGCTACGGGCGCATTTCGAGTTCGTATGCTCGGACGCAAAAGAGGCGGTTGAGCTGATACGCGGAATTTCATCGAAATTTTAG
- a CDS encoding OmpA family protein, with product MKKVLLALSLCASGALFASDADYHWEITPTIGGMTHEGNMDLDTNFMFGLRLAKNLQNSFIDQLEAGFDYSRHIGVEDLAYRAGNAKPSARYYHINAVKDLVNFTDNFKLYGLLGLGYMDYTKDVYNDGDQDSGFGQYGLGLKYYITDNFATKLEARDAIRFDDGNHVLFYTLGFAVDFGKRYADAAPAAAPAPAGCKDADNDGVCDNVDRCPGTPAGVVVDEYGCEKVIRLNLGVNFATDSSKISPEFMNQIKNVSDVLVAHPDYKVILEGHTDSTGSNAYNQKLSERRAAAVGGALKSFGVDASRITTVGYGETKPIATNATKAGRAQNRRVDAKFRK from the coding sequence ATGAAGAAAGTTCTACTTGCATTAAGCTTGTGTGCATCCGGCGCATTGTTCGCTAGCGATGCTGATTATCACTGGGAGATCACCCCTACTATTGGTGGAATGACTCATGAGGGAAATATGGATTTAGATACGAATTTTATGTTCGGTCTACGCCTTGCTAAAAACCTACAGAATTCATTCATTGATCAATTAGAGGCAGGTTTCGATTACTCTCGTCATATCGGCGTAGAGGATCTAGCTTACAGAGCCGGCAATGCTAAGCCTAGCGCTAGATACTACCACATCAATGCTGTAAAAGACTTGGTAAATTTCACCGATAATTTCAAATTATACGGCTTGCTAGGTCTTGGATATATGGATTACACTAAAGACGTTTACAACGATGGCGATCAAGATAGCGGCTTCGGCCAATACGGCTTGGGTCTAAAATACTATATTACCGACAACTTTGCTACAAAACTTGAAGCACGCGATGCTATCAGATTTGACGACGGCAACCACGTATTGTTCTATACTCTAGGCTTTGCAGTTGATTTTGGCAAGAGATATGCTGACGCAGCTCCAGCTGCCGCTCCGGCTCCTGCAGGTTGCAAAGATGCAGATAACGACGGCGTATGCGATAATGTCGATAGATGCCCAGGCACACCTGCTGGCGTAGTTGTTGATGAATATGGCTGCGAGAAAGTTATTAGGTTAAATTTGGGCGTAAATTTCGCTACAGATAGCTCAAAAATTTCTCCTGAGTTTATGAACCAGATCAAAAACGTAAGCGACGTGCTAGTAGCTCATCCTGATTACAAAGTAATCCTAGAGGGTCACACCGATAGCACCGGCTCGAATGCATATAATCAAAAGCTTTCCGAGCGCAGAGCTGCTGCAGTTGGAGGTGCGCTTAAGAGCTTCGGCGTAGATGCTAGCAGAATCACCACTGTAGGATACGGCGAGACTAAGCCTATCGCTACAAACGCTACTAAAGCAGGCCGCGCTCAAAATAGACGCGTAGATGCTAAATTTAGAAAATAA
- the rpsI gene encoding 30S ribosomal protein S9: protein MATIYATGKRKTAVAKVWVKPGSGKIVVNGMDLNTWLGGHEAIKLRVVQPLLATKQETSMDITAQTLGGGYSAQADALKHGISKALAAMDKDFRAALKPKGLLTRDSRVVERKKFGRRKARRSPQFSKR from the coding sequence ATGGCGACAATTTATGCAACCGGAAAGAGAAAAACTGCCGTAGCTAAGGTTTGGGTAAAACCGGGAAGCGGCAAGATCGTAGTAAACGGTATGGATCTAAACACCTGGCTAGGCGGTCACGAAGCGATCAAACTAAGGGTTGTTCAGCCGCTTTTGGCGACTAAACAAGAGACCTCGATGGATATCACCGCGCAGACTTTGGGCGGCGGATATTCGGCTCAAGCGGATGCGCTAAAACACGGAATTTCAAAGGCGCTTGCTGCGATGGATAAAGATTTTAGAGCGGCTCTTAAGCCAAAAGGTCTGCTAACTCGCGATAGCCGCGTGGTCGAGCGAAAGAAATTCGGTCGCCGCAAAGCGCGTAGAAGTCCGCAGTTCTCTAAGAGATAA
- the rplM gene encoding 50S ribosomal protein L13: protein MTEITKPSEVKRDWVVIDATDKRFGRMLTEVAVLLRGKHKPSYTPNVDCGDYVVIINASKAVFTGNNKGDDKLYHSYSGYFGSVKSVKFQDLLKNNPAKLYRLAVRGMLPKTKLGKAMIKKLFVYEGGEHPHTAQTTKKGK, encoded by the coding sequence ATGACAGAAATTACAAAGCCTAGCGAAGTTAAGCGCGACTGGGTCGTTATCGACGCGACCGACAAAAGATTCGGTAGAATGCTTACTGAAGTCGCCGTATTGCTACGAGGCAAACACAAACCAAGCTACACTCCAAACGTGGATTGCGGAGACTACGTCGTTATCATCAACGCTTCAAAAGCCGTATTTACCGGCAATAACAAAGGCGACGATAAACTTTATCACAGCTACTCGGGCTATTTCGGAAGCGTAAAGAGCGTGAAATTTCAAGACCTGCTTAAAAACAATCCCGCAAAGCTCTACAGACTTGCGGTTCGCGGCATGCTTCCTAAGACGAAGCTCGGTAAGGCGATGATCAAAAAGCTATTCGTATATGAAGGCGGCGAGCACCCTCATACTGCGCAAACAACTAAAAAAGGAAAATAA
- a CDS encoding RecB-like helicase encodes MAKFENYLALEASAGSGKTFNLAVRFIELVLKGEPINEILALTFTKKAAAEMKTRIVEKFQNLLVVRDGALVPSPELEQICEDLNMSADEVLAAQERLSPKFLSESLNIFTFDAFFAKALRSFALNSGIDPSFENDEGILGVQQAAFLGAICKNETLLREVVDYVSDSGMTKNEFLNSLQSIWRGDISINPPTLPQSSALAEINEILSHLQKAARDAGVSAGAVNGLSPVSDLSKLSSGFILSALANGSFDYPRSQLKKISYLDGELARLKDAIAREIAWMDATYAVKLAGLIKIYAEALKSVQRKSGKLTFGDVTAAVHSLLNPSAEALQGNRELLYFRLDSKITHILIDEFQDTDICQYEIMLPLISEALAGKGAEERCGSFFYVGDKKQSIYKFRGAERKIFDILREQFSQIKTQSLPRNYRSLKLIVKFVNEILRDKFASYEDQIAANKLDDDLPASVLQKIKDYPLSHPQMPLFEVQSDDYGYVAAFSYDDVLKGAAEQARRLVEECGVRADDIAILCWKNEHVSALKEMLSEFCEVCSGSNKALRCSEQVNAVIQYAKFCVGGDKIYLRNAEAILGRRLKKIAVDLHRNAQKTAEFIASSLKLNFVDPDLLLFFETLAKFNSFSEYLFANDETEVFSKEQSGIKIMTVHKSKGLQFPHVIVCDRIGGKDRGESSKLATDYDFTTHKWRIFYKFASRKSLDAEFAALMDENDRSAHEEDINKLYVAFTRAERSLIIVKRSEEKIDQYNYSFFSPYAKKTKGAGVVEWLDIPDFQYGYVIPSSVKSEEQSSRKKIALVAGEPQGAQEKADGGETEALSAIYFGEALHYALEMSEGFAADEILRGVSLARGRYAKFLNDADFENIAARALGLSKNEEFLALIRGAKAYKEMPIKSAEGELLRVDLACFGQDEILLFDYKSSEKYLAQNKAQVARYKSVIRDFYPHARVRAFVLALEAAGARLIEVNEEG; translated from the coding sequence ATGGCAAAATTTGAAAACTATCTGGCGCTTGAAGCGAGCGCAGGCAGCGGCAAGACCTTCAATCTCGCAGTGAGGTTCATCGAGCTGGTTCTAAAAGGCGAGCCGATCAATGAAATTTTAGCGCTTACCTTCACCAAAAAAGCTGCTGCTGAGATGAAAACGCGCATCGTGGAGAAATTTCAAAATTTGCTTGTCGTGCGCGACGGCGCCCTTGTGCCAAGCCCCGAGCTGGAGCAAATTTGCGAGGATCTAAATATGAGCGCGGATGAGGTTTTGGCAGCGCAAGAGCGGCTGAGCCCAAAATTTTTAAGCGAAAGCTTAAATATCTTTACCTTTGATGCGTTTTTTGCAAAAGCTCTACGCTCCTTTGCGCTAAACAGCGGCATTGATCCAAGCTTTGAAAACGATGAAGGGATTTTGGGTGTGCAGCAGGCGGCGTTTTTAGGCGCGATTTGTAAAAACGAAACGCTACTAAGAGAGGTCGTGGATTATGTAAGTGATTCAGGAATGACAAAGAACGAGTTTTTAAATAGCTTGCAAAGCATTTGGAGAGGCGATATAAGCATAAATCCGCCCACGCTTCCCCAAAGCTCCGCGCTGGCAGAGATAAATGAAATTTTATCTCACTTGCAAAAAGCGGCGAGAGATGCGGGCGTAAGCGCTGGAGCCGTAAATGGGCTAAGCCCTGTTAGCGATTTGTCAAAATTATCTTCGGGCTTCATTCTTTCGGCTCTTGCCAACGGCAGTTTCGATTATCCGCGCTCACAGCTTAAAAAAATTTCGTATCTTGACGGTGAGCTAGCAAGGCTGAAAGACGCCATAGCTCGCGAAATAGCGTGGATGGATGCGACATATGCAGTTAAGCTGGCAGGACTAATTAAAATTTATGCCGAAGCGCTTAAATCGGTGCAGCGCAAAAGTGGTAAGCTTACATTCGGCGATGTCACCGCAGCAGTGCACTCGCTGCTAAATCCGAGCGCAGAGGCGTTGCAGGGCAATCGCGAGCTTTTGTATTTCAGGCTCGATTCTAAAATCACGCATATTTTAATTGACGAATTCCAAGATACCGACATTTGCCAGTATGAAATCATGCTGCCGCTAATCTCTGAAGCGCTTGCCGGCAAAGGGGCGGAAGAGCGCTGCGGTAGCTTTTTTTACGTAGGCGATAAAAAACAGAGCATCTATAAATTTCGCGGCGCAGAGAGAAAAATTTTTGATATTTTGCGCGAGCAGTTTAGTCAAATCAAAACGCAGAGCCTGCCGCGCAATTATCGCAGTTTAAAACTTATCGTAAAATTTGTAAATGAGATCTTGCGCGATAAATTTGCGTCTTATGAAGATCAAATCGCGGCAAATAAGCTAGATGACGATCTGCCTGCTTCGGTGCTGCAAAAAATTAAGGATTATCCTCTTTCTCATCCACAAATGCCACTATTTGAGGTGCAAAGCGATGATTACGGCTATGTAGCAGCGTTTTCATACGACGACGTGCTAAAGGGGGCTGCGGAGCAAGCGCGCAGGCTTGTTGAGGAGTGCGGCGTAAGAGCTGATGATATCGCGATTTTATGCTGGAAAAACGAGCATGTAAGCGCACTAAAAGAGATGCTATCAGAATTCTGCGAGGTTTGCAGCGGCTCAAATAAGGCTCTGCGTTGCAGCGAGCAGGTAAATGCCGTAATTCAATACGCGAAATTTTGCGTAGGTGGCGATAAAATTTATCTGCGAAATGCCGAAGCGATTTTGGGTAGGCGGCTTAAAAAAATAGCGGTCGATCTGCATAGAAACGCGCAAAAAACGGCAGAATTTATAGCTAGCTCGCTGAAATTAAATTTTGTCGATCCGGATCTGTTGCTATTTTTTGAGACGCTGGCAAAATTTAATAGTTTTAGCGAGTATCTGTTTGCAAACGACGAAACGGAGGTATTTTCCAAAGAACAAAGCGGCATTAAAATTATGACCGTGCATAAGTCCAAGGGGCTTCAGTTCCCACACGTAATCGTTTGCGACCGCATCGGAGGAAAAGACCGGGGTGAGAGCTCAAAGCTCGCGACGGACTATGATTTTACCACGCATAAGTGGAGAATTTTTTATAAATTTGCGAGCAGAAAGAGCCTGGATGCGGAATTTGCGGCGCTAATGGATGAAAACGATCGCTCTGCGCATGAAGAGGACATAAACAAGCTCTACGTGGCATTTACCCGCGCCGAACGCTCGCTCATCATCGTAAAACGCTCCGAGGAAAAAATAGATCAATACAATTATAGCTTTTTTTCGCCTTACGCTAAAAAGACTAAGGGTGCGGGCGTCGTGGAGTGGCTGGATATCCCGGATTTTCAATACGGCTACGTAATCCCAAGCTCCGTAAAATCAGAAGAGCAGTCGTCGCGAAAAAAAATCGCGCTAGTAGCGGGCGAACCTCAAGGCGCGCAAGAAAAAGCAGACGGCGGTGAAACGGAGGCGCTAAGCGCGATATATTTCGGCGAGGCGCTGCACTATGCGCTCGAGATGAGCGAAGGCTTTGCAGCGGATGAAATTTTGCGAGGAGTGAGCCTGGCAAGAGGTCGATACGCTAAATTTTTAAACGATGCGGATTTTGAAAATATCGCGGCGCGGGCGCTAGGACTAAGCAAAAACGAGGAATTTTTAGCTCTGATAAGAGGCGCTAAAGCTTATAAAGAGATGCCGATCAAAAGCGCGGAGGGTGAACTTTTGCGCGTGGATCTGGCGTGCTTTGGGCAGGATGAAATTTTGCTTTTTGACTACAAAAGCTCCGAAAAATACCTCGCGCAAAACAAAGCTCAAGTGGCGCGATATAAAAGCGTAATCCGAGATTTTTATCCGCATGCGCGGGTGCGCGCCTTCGTGCTGGCTCTCGAAGCTGCGGGTGCTAGGCTGATCGAAGTAAATGAAGAGGGATAA
- a CDS encoding PD-(D/E)XK nuclease family protein has protein sequence MKNLPSKNLFVYTSSRALRAALQNESGGVLAPRITLAEFYEKALFVPDLVACGEIDRALFMKQAVNESKRAGERLKFPNELYEFMRNREYLFGFFKELATERVSIDALDLSDTYAWYAEHFEILRELAGAYARILREHGFYDEITLPALYEINESYLRGFERIEIKIDGNPSAFEFEIFKRAAELSEVVLSFRATTLNSKPVRAVEELCGISLELGFAYRVNLGTGEILSREPLSVGGAVVCRGFELRSLQASYVFEKISSFVRAGIAPERIAVILPDESFAGTLRLYDERIARARGSHRMLNFAMGEKLKDSLFYVTLEKISQCLKEARTPKFGVDYRALKSPGGEFLDTEDSAVQQNLALGNFASENSISQNLAQQNSAFDCEIFSNSKADLNFMSAGAFENTENFEILREISAERTHSAGEQSFSLDFTEFQESLECAQQRDYSARAKQQELLKQQESLKYSMQREHIELEEEDGYSKSPEQRDRFRRSKIREGADEYLQRPNPQELDLFFASVGVDEALFGEFARDFSKQVSFEHFEALIAKLACLPKISDALLQEKLKEPLYLIKILLRKFKDENLSLGNLIDLFLLEISRIKLDDVRGGKVTVMGLLESRGLQFDGVIIPDFNDDLVPKRSSGEMFLNSALRARAGLISHVDRENLQRFYYDGLLRGAKKSAICYLQSVEKLPSRFLKSFEVQQDAEFSQEDYLRLFGREEFKPALCGQEDPVACHDFFAEELSFSRLDTFLECKRKYYYRYVFGLREGLKFGEDNALLGKILHTSFQRLYERAGMKFSMQKFRSIYSQLAREVGIARFDAELELKAVEKLARLLEGHEQIWSFSGSEIPLKGELDGVRLSGRIDRIDEDKTGRKFIIDYKRGSAKKHMEKFQLTFYRALLAQECECAYLSLKDCAFAAPGDKTPSLENLRETLSSIGKEFASEVAFTRTEVVQSCEYCDYKIICKGQIDGKI, from the coding sequence TTGAAAAATTTGCCCTCTAAAAATCTCTTTGTCTACACCAGCTCGCGTGCGCTACGCGCGGCGCTACAAAACGAGAGTGGCGGCGTGCTGGCACCAAGGATTACGTTGGCGGAATTCTACGAAAAGGCGCTTTTTGTACCGGATCTTGTCGCTTGCGGCGAGATAGACCGCGCGCTTTTTATGAAACAAGCGGTAAACGAGAGCAAGCGCGCAGGCGAGAGGCTTAAATTCCCTAACGAGCTTTACGAGTTTATGCGCAACCGCGAGTATCTTTTTGGTTTTTTCAAGGAGCTTGCGACGGAGCGCGTGAGTATCGATGCGCTCGATCTTAGCGACACCTACGCGTGGTACGCCGAGCATTTTGAAATTCTGCGAGAGCTAGCGGGGGCGTATGCAAGGATTTTGCGCGAGCATGGATTTTACGACGAGATCACGCTGCCCGCGCTTTATGAGATAAATGAGTCCTATTTGCGCGGATTTGAGCGGATAGAAATCAAAATCGACGGCAATCCTAGCGCATTTGAGTTCGAGATTTTTAAGCGCGCGGCGGAGCTTAGCGAGGTTGTGTTGAGCTTTAGAGCCACGACTTTAAATTCCAAGCCCGTGCGCGCAGTGGAGGAGCTTTGTGGCATAAGCCTAGAGCTAGGTTTTGCATACCGCGTAAATCTTGGTACTGGTGAAATTTTAAGCCGCGAGCCGCTAAGCGTGGGCGGAGCGGTTGTGTGTAGAGGCTTTGAGCTGCGAAGCTTGCAGGCGAGCTACGTTTTTGAAAAAATTTCATCCTTCGTACGCGCGGGCATTGCGCCGGAGCGCATCGCGGTGATTTTGCCCGACGAGAGCTTTGCCGGCACGCTGCGGCTTTACGACGAGCGCATCGCAAGGGCTCGCGGCTCGCACCGCATGCTAAATTTCGCGATGGGCGAGAAGCTTAAAGATAGCCTATTTTACGTAACGCTAGAGAAAATTTCGCAGTGCTTAAAAGAGGCGCGCACGCCAAAATTTGGCGTAGATTACCGCGCATTAAAAAGCCCAGGCGGAGAATTTTTGGATACGGAGGATTCCGCGGTACAGCAAAATTTAGCGCTAGGGAATTTCGCTTCGGAGAATTCTATTTCACAAAATTTAGCACAGCAAAATTCCGCGTTTGATTGCGAAATTTTTTCAAATTCTAAAGCGGATTTAAATTTTATGTCTGCAGGGGCGTTTGAAAATACGGAAAATTTTGAAATTCTGCGTGAAATTTCGGCAGAACGCACGCATAGCGCGGGAGAACAAAGCTTTTCTTTGGATTTTACGGAGTTTCAAGAGTCTTTGGAGTGTGCGCAGCAGCGCGATTATTCGGCTCGTGCAAAACAGCAAGAGCTTTTAAAGCAGCAAGAGAGCCTAAAATACTCTATGCAGCGGGAGCATATAGAGCTTGAGGAAGAAGATGGGTATTCAAAAAGCCCTGAGCAGCGTGATCGCTTTAGGCGCTCTAAAATACGCGAGGGCGCAGATGAGTATCTGCAGCGCCCAAACCCGCAGGAGCTTGATCTGTTTTTTGCGAGTGTGGGTGTGGATGAGGCGCTTTTTGGCGAGTTCGCGCGCGATTTTTCAAAGCAAGTAAGCTTCGAGCATTTCGAGGCGCTAATTGCCAAGCTCGCTTGTTTACCTAAAATTAGCGACGCGCTGCTGCAAGAAAAGCTAAAAGAGCCGCTATATCTAATTAAAATTTTACTTCGAAAATTTAAGGACGAAAACCTAAGCTTGGGCAATCTAATCGATCTTTTTTTGTTAGAAATTTCGCGCATTAAGCTTGATGATGTTCGTGGCGGAAAGGTTACGGTAATGGGGCTTTTAGAGAGCCGTGGGCTACAATTTGACGGCGTGATAATCCCCGATTTTAATGATGATCTGGTGCCTAAGCGCAGTAGCGGAGAGATGTTTTTAAACTCCGCTTTGCGCGCTAGAGCGGGGCTCATCAGCCACGTAGATCGCGAAAATTTACAAAGATTTTACTACGACGGCTTGCTAAGAGGCGCTAAAAAAAGCGCGATTTGCTATCTGCAAAGCGTCGAGAAATTGCCTTCGCGGTTTTTGAAAAGCTTTGAAGTGCAACAAGACGCGGAATTTTCGCAGGAGGATTATTTGCGGCTTTTTGGGCGAGAGGAATTTAAGCCCGCCTTATGCGGACAAGAAGATCCCGTGGCTTGCCATGATTTTTTTGCCGAGGAGCTGTCGTTTTCGCGGCTGGATACGTTTTTAGAATGCAAGAGGAAGTATTATTACCGCTACGTTTTCGGGTTGAGGGAGGGGCTAAAATTTGGCGAGGATAATGCGCTTTTAGGCAAAATTTTGCATACGAGTTTTCAGCGTTTATATGAGCGAGCGGGGATGAAATTTAGCATGCAAAAATTTCGCTCTATTTATTCGCAGCTCGCGCGAGAAGTGGGTATCGCGCGCTTTGATGCGGAGCTTGAGCTAAAAGCTGTAGAAAAGCTAGCTAGGCTTTTGGAAGGGCATGAGCAAATTTGGAGCTTTAGCGGTAGTGAAATACCACTAAAAGGCGAGCTTGACGGAGTGCGGCTGAGCGGGCGGATCGACCGCATTGACGAAGACAAGACAGGGCGGAAGTTTATCATCGATTACAAACGCGGTTCAGCTAAAAAGCATATGGAAAAATTCCAGCTTACATTTTACCGCGCGCTTTTAGCCCAGGAGTGCGAATGCGCCTATCTGTCGCTAAAAGATTGCGCGTTTGCGGCTCCTGGCGACAAAACGCCTAGCTTAGAAAATCTACGCGAGACGCTAAGCTCTATCGGCAAGGAATTTGCAAGCGAGGTCGCTTTTACGCGCACGGAAGTGGTGCAAAGCTGCGAATACTGCGATTATAAAATCATTTGCAAGGGGCAGATCGATGGCAAAATTTGA
- a CDS encoding response regulator transcription factor — MSCALKELDVLLVEDDTKLLASLHKAFEGIFNNVYNAQNGLEGVKKFKKFSPNLVITDILMPIEDGLEMIRQIKQIFPHAPIVVLSGFSREEQLKGVMEIGVERYYFKPVDIAAFVLEISALMKSKLDSVRVVNMGAGYVFDGLRRILLKDGEQIVLTKKELSFVSLLASRVGELVLYEEIKHYVWTEGAVSDTALRTFVKRIRDKVGGEIIKNVPSLGYKIDLEPA, encoded by the coding sequence ATGAGCTGCGCTTTAAAAGAGCTGGACGTCTTGCTAGTCGAGGATGATACTAAATTACTAGCCTCGCTGCATAAGGCGTTTGAGGGTATTTTTAACAACGTTTACAATGCCCAAAACGGGCTTGAAGGTGTAAAAAAATTCAAAAAATTTAGCCCTAATCTCGTCATTACCGACATTTTAATGCCGATCGAGGATGGGCTTGAGATGATACGCCAGATCAAGCAGATCTTTCCGCATGCTCCTATCGTGGTGCTTAGCGGCTTCAGTAGGGAGGAGCAGCTAAAAGGCGTTATGGAGATTGGCGTCGAGCGGTATTACTTTAAGCCGGTAGATATCGCCGCATTTGTGCTAGAGATAAGTGCGCTGATGAAGTCTAAGCTGGACTCTGTACGAGTCGTAAATATGGGTGCGGGCTACGTATTTGACGGGCTTCGCCGTATTTTGCTGAAGGATGGCGAGCAGATCGTGCTTACTAAAAAGGAGCTTTCTTTTGTCTCGCTGCTAGCCAGTCGCGTGGGCGAGCTGGTACTTTACGAGGAGATCAAGCATTATGTCTGGACCGAAGGAGCCGTGAGTGATACGGCGCTTCGCACCTTCGTCAAGCGTATCCGCGATAAAGTGGGAGGCGAAATCATAAAAAACGTCCCGAGCCTGGGATACAAGATCGATCTTGAGCCCGCTTAA